The Methanofastidiosum sp. DNA window TAAGGAAGGAATGGAAATCCACAAGACCGAAATATTTGGGCCTGTAGTTTGCATAATGAAAGCAAAGACTCTTGATGAAGCAATAGGCATAATCAACAGACATCAGTACGGTAACGGTGCATCAATTTATACCCAAAACGGTTACTGGGCTAGGGAATTCAAACTTAAGACAGAAGCAGGAATGATTGGAGTTAATATAGGTATACCTGCACCAGTAGCATTCTTACCATTTGGTGGAATGAAGAATTCTCAGTTTGCAGATATAAAGGCTCAAGGAAAAGCCATAGTTAACTTCTACACAGAAGATAAAATTATTACTGAAAGATTCTGGCCAGAAGAAGATTAAATTTTTTAATTTTTTTAAATATTTATATATCAACTCGGATATCTTCTTTTATCTTTTTTATTATAACATGGGTGTTTGACCTTTCTATTTCTTTCATTGAAATAAATGTTTCAACAATTCTATTTAGATCATCTTTATCCTTTGCCCGTATCAAAACAACAAAATCATGTTCCCCTATAAGAAAATAGACCCCCCACACACCTTGAATATTCTTCAATTTGTCGCCTATATATTCTACATAGCCTGGATTGTAGTGGGCCCTAATCAAAGAAACAGCAAGGATTCCCATTCCAACTTTTTCAGGGTCTACAATCGCAGCAAATTTTTTTATAATGCCTCTTTCCTTTAAATTCATTACCCTATAGTGGATTGTTGATTTTGAAACTCCTAGATCTTTTCCCAAGTTTTCAAAACTAATTTCTGAGTTATCTTGTAAAGCGTTCAATATTTTAATATCAATTTCATCTAAATTATTGTTTTCCATGACTATGTTAAATCAATGTTCATTTAAAAGATTACTTATCTCAAGTATAATGGGAAAAAATAATTTTTAATAAAATCTTATCTTTTTAATTTTATATTCCTCATTTGATAATTCAAATGTTACTGTTATTGCAACGTTATCTCGAGTTTCAAATATGCCCTTATAATGAATTATTACGCCATTAGTTGTTGGCCTGACATCATATACTTCTCTAGATATGTACTTTCCTGGATTTTTATAAAATCCTTCTGTGAAATTAAAAAATGCACTTTCAGGAAAAGATTTTTTATATGCATCTGTATAAAATTCTGTAAACTTTCCATAGTTGTTTTCGTTTAATCCTTCCAGTGTTATATCCATTATTGGGTCGGTCTTTTTTATAGCCGCCTCTTTATCAAAATCTTGGATTATTGTACAACCTGAACATAAAATTGCAAAAAACAATAGAAAAAAAATAATTAGTTTCTTCATATAATCACTAATGTGTTCTACTTTTAAAACTTATTGGGAATTAAAGACTAGAATATTAGATATAAAAAGCGCCGAGGAAGTAAGTCTTCCTAAAGGACAAAATCCCACGGAAAATGTATTTAAATTCGTTACATGTATCGTATTTCATGGGTATATATAATGAAAAAAGAAGACTTGAAAATAATTTGGCCCTCCTCGAAAACTCGTTTATATGTGAAAGTAACAAAAACATAATCAATGAATTCAAAAGCTATCTTATTGCCACAAGAATTGGAATTCTGAGAACTAACAGATATGTGCTTGACCTTAGATTGGTATGCGAGAGGCATAAAGATACACCATTTCCTGATTGGACATCCAAAGATGTAATAGAAGTCCTTGAAAAGGTCGAAATGACGGACATTGCCGCAAGTTCAAAAAATGAGTATCAAAAGACACTGAAGAAGTTCTTCAGGTGGCTAAAGGGTGATGATTGGGAAGGCTTAAGGTATATCAAGGGAAATAGAAAAATATACAAGAAACCAGAGATAGTAACTAAAGACGAGATATTAAGGCTTATCGATGCTGCAAATCATCCTAGAGATAAGGCCTTAGTTGCCCTTCTCTATGAAGGGGGGTTTAGGATTGGAGAACTTGCGTCAATACGATTTAAGGATATTGAGTTCAACAAATTTGGGGGAAAAGTAAGGGTCAGGGGAAAGACAGGGGAGAGGTTAGTGCCGTTTGTATTCTCTGAATCCTACCTCAAAAACTGGATGCAGATGCACCCAAGGAGAAATGAAAATTCTCACCTCTTCATCAGCCTTGGGCCTGCAAGCTACGGGAAACCCCTTCTTTATGAGAGATTTAATCTTATCTTGAAAAACGTAGTAAAGATTGCTGGTATAAACAAGAAAATTTCCCCCCATACATTAAGGCACTCTAGAGCAACACACTTGGCTTCAAAACTTACAGAGTCCGAGATGTGTCACTACCTTGGATGGCAGATGGGTTCAGACATGCCAAGAGTTTACGTCCACCTTTCCGGGAGGGACATCGATAAGGCCATCTACAACAAGGTATACGGCCTAGAAACAGAGGAGCTAAACGAGGTTGATAAGATCCATCCAGTCATATGCCCAAGGTGCAAGGAGAACTGCGGTCCGACTTCAGAGTTCTGCTATCGTTGTGGCATGCCCTTAAAAGAAGAAAAAGTTTACGAGATGGAATCGAACATAAAGAAACTCAGGGAAGAGTTCATCGACATATCAACTGAAAACGTTGAGATGCTAAAGGACCTAAAGACCGCATTAAAATTCATAGAGCTTGTAAAATCAAATCCAGAGATGGCATCATTGGTCAATGAAAAGGTGAAGAAAAGATAGATTAATTCAGAACAATTTATTTCTAATTTCTTTCCGAATTTAATTTGTACCGATCTTGAAAGAAATGATTTTGCATAAATCGCCACATTCTAATTACAAATCTTTATAAATATATATGAAAGTTTAATTTCATATATATGAATATATTATTTCATATATAAATAATTTAATCGTGGTAGTCGTTGTAAAAAAAATATTATCGATGGGATTGATATGTCGTATAAGAAAGTTTTATTGGTAAAACCAAAAGGGAGATCGGGATTAGGCCACTTAACTGATTTAATCCCTATAGGATTGGAATACATTGCCGCTTCAATAGAAAAAGAAGTTGACAATGTTTGGATAATCGATATGGAGTTTGAAAATCATTCCTTCAAGTATTTTATTGATAAATATCAGCCTGATTTGATTGGCATATCCATGTCTGCAACAGAACATAAAGAAGGCTTGTATCTTGCAAAAATTGCTAAGGATAATAACATTACAACCATATTGGGGGGCTACCATCCAACTGCGATAGCCAATGAATTGCTCGCAAGTCCCTATATTGATATGATTGTCAGAGGAGAAGGTGAACTTGCAATGAAAGAACTTGTACAAAGGGGGGATCCAGAAGGGGTCAAGGGAATCTCTTACAAAAAGGAAAATACAATAATTAACAATCCCGATAGACAAAAAATAGAAAATTTAGATTCATTGCCTTTTCCTGCAAGGAGGCTTAGGAAACATCATTACAAGTTCCAGGGAAACAATGGGGGCAGAGAAAAGGATGTTATTTCGATGTCGCGTGGATGTTATGGAGGCTGTAGTTTTTGCTGTGAACCTTATATGAGTGGAGAACTGGTGCGATTTAGGTCGCCGGAAAATATCATGGAAGAAATAATGGAAATTGTATCATTTCACAAAGGAAAGCCATTGCGTATTTTTGTAACAGACCCAAATTTTATATCTGATCCCACAAGAATAGACCATTTATGTGATTTATTGCAAAAACATAAATTGGACATAATATTTTCTATCATGACAAGAGTTGATAGTATTGTACAGCATCCTGAACTTGTCAAAAAAATGTGCGATAGCGGTTTCCTTAATTATGAAATGGGCTTTGAGAGCCCAGATCTAAAAGATTTGAATTGTGTAAATAAGAATATATCTCTTGATAATCAACTGAACGCCGTTAAAATATTGAGGGAGAACGGCGCAGAAGCGTCTGGAACTTTTATAATTGGATTGCCCGGTCAAAAAGAAGAAGACATAAAAAAATTCCCCGCATATGCTAAAAAAATAGGACTTTTGAACTGCGCGTTTGGTATTGCAACGCCATTCCCAAAAACAAAATTCTATGAAAAATTGGAAAAAGCCGACCTAATCTTTGAACAAGATTGGACCAAGTATGATGAAATGCACTCAGTATTTCACATAAATTCATTAACGCCTGAGAAATTGGAATATCTGCAAACATATTGCATGCTAAGATTTTGGACTTTAGATGTTTTATTGGACAAGGCCAAAGTTTTACAGGTAAAAACGGGGCAGAAAAAGAAGTTAAATGTTTTTGTTCATGACCTTATTTCAAAACTAGAATTTCTCAATAATGCAGGTCATGATCTAAGAAAAGATAAAATGGTAGAGCATGTAGGAATCTTTTTGGACGCAGTTATAGATGCCGAAAAAGACGAATGTAAAAAAATATCTATGGACGAGGCCATAGAGATGTCAAAGCTATTAAGGATTTTGGGGCCCCAAGTGATACAGATTAGTTTAAAATACGGAGGTAAATCGGCAAGCTATATATTTAAAACATCAAGCAAAAAAGTTGAGCAAATAAAAACTATTCCTGAAAAGCAAGAAGATGCAACAATAGACATTAACGTTGATTTAAAAGAAGTGGTCAATTCATTCGACAATTATTCCCTTTTTAGCATATCAAAGAACCTTTCTTTAGTTAAGCAGATGCGTAATACTCGAGGTGTTTTTAATTTAGCTAGATTATCTTTTGCACTAACAGCAGTTTTGAGCTTTTCCTATTTGGAAAATAAATTGAGGCCGCGCTAAATGAAAAGCATTAAAAAAATTTGTGAAACTTACAATCTTATAAAAAAACTTTCTTTTATAAACGGCTCTGAAGTAAGCGATGCGCTCTTAACTAGAACAATGTTCTCCTTTGAGAAATTACCCCCTCTGGGCAAAGAATACTGGTGGTTTCTTTTTTTCGGCCAGGATGGGGAAAGGCCCGTGCAACTCACGCTTCTCATATTTAGAAAATATGGAAAGAAAATGTTATTTAACAATAAAGAGATGAGATTCAGCGAATTAAGAGAAGATAGAAATCTAGTGGTGACCTCTGGCTGGATATACGATGGTAATGAGCTTCTTAGTTTAAGGGCTACAAATGCAATTACAGGAATTCAAAAGGAAAAAATTACTTCTGAGCTTTCTAATCGCGTGATGGTATTCAGCGGATCTTTCCCGAATTATAGAATTGGTGTAGGAGACTTGATTAATCTAAAAATGAATAATGGAAATTTTCTTGTAAATAAAGATGCGTATGGGGTGTTTCTGCCTCCCTTGGGCATGGGATGGGTAGATGTATTTTCAGATGCCAGTGGCACTGTACTTGGAAAAGACTTCAAAGGGACCGCACATCTGCAGAAAGTAGTTGGCGTTTCACCATTTGGGCCTTTCCATTGGGGAAGAGTAGTTTTCAAGAATCATTCAGTTTTTTCATTTTTTTGCCTAAAAACTGGAAAAGATTCAAAAACTTTTTTCCACAAATCTATAAATTTTTTTGACACGCAAAATAATACTACCATAA harbors:
- a CDS encoding DUF3887 domain-containing protein, producing MKKLIIFFLLFFAILCSGCTIIQDFDKEAAIKKTDPIMDITLEGLNENNYGKFTEFYTDAYKKSFPESAFFNFTEGFYKNPGKYISREVYDVRPTTNGVIIHYKGIFETRDNVAITVTFELSNEEYKIKKIRFY
- a CDS encoding B12-binding domain-containing radical SAM protein → MSYKKVLLVKPKGRSGLGHLTDLIPIGLEYIAASIEKEVDNVWIIDMEFENHSFKYFIDKYQPDLIGISMSATEHKEGLYLAKIAKDNNITTILGGYHPTAIANELLASPYIDMIVRGEGELAMKELVQRGDPEGVKGISYKKENTIINNPDRQKIENLDSLPFPARRLRKHHYKFQGNNGGREKDVISMSRGCYGGCSFCCEPYMSGELVRFRSPENIMEEIMEIVSFHKGKPLRIFVTDPNFISDPTRIDHLCDLLQKHKLDIIFSIMTRVDSIVQHPELVKKMCDSGFLNYEMGFESPDLKDLNCVNKNISLDNQLNAVKILRENGAEASGTFIIGLPGQKEEDIKKFPAYAKKIGLLNCAFGIATPFPKTKFYEKLEKADLIFEQDWTKYDEMHSVFHINSLTPEKLEYLQTYCMLRFWTLDVLLDKAKVLQVKTGQKKKLNVFVHDLISKLEFLNNAGHDLRKDKMVEHVGIFLDAVIDAEKDECKKISMDEAIEMSKLLRILGPQVIQISLKYGGKSASYIFKTSSKKVEQIKTIPEKQEDATIDINVDLKEVVNSFDNYSLFSISKNLSLVKQMRNTRGVFNLARLSFALTAVLSFSYLENKLRPR
- a CDS encoding Lrp/AsnC family transcriptional regulator, with protein sequence MENNNLDEIDIKILNALQDNSEISFENLGKDLGVSKSTIHYRVMNLKERGIIKKFAAIVDPEKVGMGILAVSLIRAHYNPGYVEYIGDKLKNIQGVWGVYFLIGEHDFVVLIRAKDKDDLNRIVETFISMKEIERSNTHVIIKKIKEDIRVDI
- a CDS encoding tyrosine-type recombinase/integrase; translated protein: MGIYNEKRRLENNLALLENSFICESNKNIINEFKSYLIATRIGILRTNRYVLDLRLVCERHKDTPFPDWTSKDVIEVLEKVEMTDIAASSKNEYQKTLKKFFRWLKGDDWEGLRYIKGNRKIYKKPEIVTKDEILRLIDAANHPRDKALVALLYEGGFRIGELASIRFKDIEFNKFGGKVRVRGKTGERLVPFVFSESYLKNWMQMHPRRNENSHLFISLGPASYGKPLLYERFNLILKNVVKIAGINKKISPHTLRHSRATHLASKLTESEMCHYLGWQMGSDMPRVYVHLSGRDIDKAIYNKVYGLETEELNEVDKIHPVICPRCKENCGPTSEFCYRCGMPLKEEKVYEMESNIKKLREEFIDISTENVEMLKDLKTALKFIELVKSNPEMASLVNEKVKKR